Part of the Metarhizium brunneum chromosome 6, complete sequence genome is shown below.
TTGGCTTGCAACATGCTCGTGTGTTTCTAGGAAACTGGTGCATTTAACTGACATGTATCTGAAATTAGGTAATTTGAATTGATTTCCGCTGTTTGCTAAGACTACTGTGATGAGTTGATCAAGTATTCACACTGTTTGATCCACGTTCGTTTTTGATCGTTGGAGCATGAACACAATTGCAACATCTGATTTAGTCGGTATGTACCAGCCAGCTGTTCCGCGCAGCCCATGTAGCTAACGGGGCACAGATTTTTTGATGCACTTTGATATACTCTTCAACATCACTGCACAAGACTGACTGTGCCCCAGGTAAAGAACTGGTACATTGTAACGTCCAGATATCCGATAGTAATGGTGAGCACATTTCATACATCATGCTTCAATACCAAGCCATCAGGATGATTTCTATTTTATCTCTAGCTGAGTTCATCGTGATGAGCAACCTTTTTCACCTTGGAGAACTGATCTTGGCTTCCGTTACCTCTATGTCTCATACCGCCGGCATTGCAAACATATTTACTAACCACAATACCCGTACAGACAAAAGTGAATTCTTGGCCGCTTCGTAAGATATTCAATATAAATTTCTACTGCACTATCATATCTAGTCTCTACATCCGTGAAATACATATATAATTACCGCACATCGACTCTTTTGGAGGTTTTGAGATTGCGCTTTCTACTTTCGAAGCTGAAGGCGAGCGTTCATGCCCACAATGCAGCGGATAAGGTCCCAGTTATCGTTTGCACCAACCCAGTCAGTAATCACGATGCCAGTTCCGGCAGAGCCAACTCTGAGCTGCTTCGGGCCCTTGCCTTCCTGGCCATGCTTCCCGCACAGATACTCAATCACAGCTGGATTTACCTTGGCAGCAATTCTTTCAGGCCAGCATGTTGCGTTGAAGAAGTTGCTGGCACTGAGGAAGTTGACGAAGAATGGTGGAGGTCGGGCTTCCGCGTTGTAATCTGTCATCCCGGCGAGCGCGAAAGCCTGTTCTGCAGCTCGTTCGAGTTGACCGCGACTGTACTCAATCTTCTTTTCAATGTTTTGGCTCTCGGTGACTTCATAGAAATCTTGGATGCGGAagccacctcctcctccaacgcCATCCTCGCAGTTATCAGGCCACTCTTGGGCGTCCACACCATAGCCTCCGTCTCTCATTTCATCATCCAGAGCAAACCGGCGTACAAGGACAATCTTGCCACGAGCCTCGCCGAGGTTAGGAGCCCTGGGATCGGTCCACCAGCGGTCAGCCCGCTTGTCAACATATCCATTCTTGAGGTACTTGGACATCTGAGCATCGCTACCTTTGCCGGTACCTTCGCGCTTAACACTCATGATGATGACCTCGCTAGGATTCTCTTCTAGGAACTTGTAGATATCCTCAAGCATGTCAGCGAAGTATTTATTCCCGGTCAGGGAGATTGGAAATGCGCTGTGAACCAGAGTGAGCACGTCGTCATCCGAATTAGCCGACACCCGAATGTCCAGAAACCGGACACCATTCTGGAGCTGTTCTGGAATGCCAA
Proteins encoded:
- the PLC gene encoding 1-phosphatidylinositol phosphodiesterase codes for the protein MANFTIRNLTIHPVELVHVQRFESEKVKQGSVLQNVTSAISGFLNATESISHQIHPRGDSIKNDDVSIHVEPFQIAETDIRAADPGNEVVRLTFKTEDHRYETDIPSPSTKSAVMKKLDDGPHDLTVVYVPNGALVAIFSSAKLNAWMHELQDEWPLTVLSIPGTHNSPTCYTALPSVRCQAVGIPEQLQNGVRFLDIRVSANSDDDVLTLVHSAFPISLTGNKYFADMLEDIYKFLEENPSEVIIMSVKREGTGKGSDAQMSKYLKNGYVDKRADRWWTDPRAPNLGEARGKIVLVRRFALDDEMRDGGYGVDAQEWPDNCEDGVGGGGGFRIQDFYEVTESQNIEKKIEYSRGQLERAAEQAFALAGMTDYNAEARPPPFFVNFLSASNFFNATCWPERIAAKVNPAVIEYLCGKHGQEGKGPKQLRVGSAGTGIVITDWVGANDNWDLIRCIVGMNARLQLRK